A single genomic interval of Candidatus Bathyarchaeota archaeon harbors:
- a CDS encoding M20 family metallopeptidase: MYEVIKNNVDRILPRLVELSDWIGRHPELGSEEYESSRLLAEELEKNGFLVERGVLGMETAFRAMYKESPRGLRIAFLAEYDALPGVGHACGHNIIGTAAVGAGIVLKELLRSLPGEVLVVGCPAEEGHGPSAGAKRVMAEAGLFNDVDVAMMIHPTSGKTTVSERFLAVTGITIEFIGKAAHAAASPHSGVNALNAAVLTFMAVHANRQQLRRDANAVIHGIIKEGGLASNIIPDRSVLQFGVRSSDDSYIPELERMVENCARGAATATGCEVKVEVRPGLRSSLRNEPLERLFARVFKEIDEEIEDPTITAARPPRGSTDFSEVTHMVPGIHPMISIAPEGVALHSKEFAEAALSNMGHRGLEIGVKALAMAGMEILTSPELISEIRGYFEMLKGKK; the protein is encoded by the coding sequence TTGTATGAAGTGATTAAGAATAACGTGGATAGGATTCTTCCAAGGCTCGTTGAACTCAGTGATTGGATTGGAAGGCATCCCGAGCTTGGAAGCGAGGAATATGAGTCCTCCAGGTTGTTAGCGGAAGAACTCGAGAAAAACGGGTTTTTAGTAGAGCGTGGTGTTCTGGGGATGGAGACTGCTTTCCGTGCCATGTATAAAGAAAGTCCTAGAGGACTCAGGATAGCCTTCCTCGCAGAATATGATGCTTTGCCTGGGGTGGGACACGCCTGTGGTCATAATATCATAGGCACTGCAGCGGTAGGGGCAGGGATCGTGCTTAAGGAACTACTGAGATCTCTTCCCGGGGAGGTTCTAGTGGTGGGATGTCCCGCCGAGGAAGGGCACGGCCCGAGTGCGGGTGCCAAGAGGGTCATGGCAGAGGCGGGCCTGTTCAACGATGTTGACGTAGCCATGATGATTCACCCAACTAGTGGGAAAACCACGGTCAGCGAAAGGTTCTTGGCCGTCACGGGCATCACCATAGAGTTCATTGGTAAGGCTGCGCATGCAGCTGCATCCCCCCATAGTGGAGTGAATGCCCTAAACGCCGCAGTCCTGACCTTCATGGCCGTACACGCGAACAGGCAGCAGTTAAGGCGGGATGCAAACGCTGTGATCCACGGCATCATTAAGGAGGGTGGCCTAGCTTCCAATATAATCCCTGACAGGTCGGTTCTCCAGTTCGGGGTTAGGAGCAGTGACGACAGCTACATTCCGGAGCTTGAGAGGATGGTTGAGAACTGCGCCCGAGGAGCAGCCACAGCCACAGGCTGTGAGGTGAAGGTTGAGGTCAGGCCAGGTCTCAGGTCAAGTTTAAGAAATGAGCCCTTAGAACGGCTCTTCGCCAGAGTCTTCAAAGAGATTGATGAGGAGATCGAGGATCCAACCATAACAGCGGCTAGGCCTCCTAGAGGAAGCACGGACTTCTCTGAGGTGACCCATATGGTTCCTGGCATCCATCCTATGATCTCCATAGCGCCGGAAGGTGTGGCTCTTCATAGCAAGGAGTTTGCAGAAGCTGCTCTATCTAACATGGGACATAGGGGCCTAGAGATAGGGGTAAAGGCCTTAGCCATGGCAGGAATGGAGATACTTACAAGCCCCGAGCTAATATCCGAGATAAGAGGCTACTTCGAAATGCTGAAAGGCAAGAAATAG